Proteins from a genomic interval of Tenacibaculum sp. SZ-18:
- a CDS encoding ATP-binding protein, with translation MLHLKPFLIFIFLFSSITLFTQVNNDKILSRFLSDTIIIKELPKTPSGSFIEKSTHYFFKKNWDSTLVYTSKQLNTKHNDKNTNDYCHFFRGFSFFKKNLPSEGKKEFELISPQFEYSENVKFNLAIILFNQKEYNQTIQYLSGLSTNTKLNKNLNISSSSPSYIIGLCHVLLKKFNLAEPFLKKGLEEKIHERDTLELVTYYGNIASLYYEQYIDSTAIKYFKRAYSLAQKLNLNTKDISNEMKRLVFDKKYFAAKNMAVVEENRKDFKNALLYRKEMEIWIDSLNNQNRIYEVAQKEKEFAVAAKQKEVDFLQVQNKLKETQRRIFLFSAIGLLLFLGVGAYFFREKVKTNKIIAAQKETLDELNTTKDKLFSIVSHDLRSSVNALKSSNKVLLDNLASKNLEALENLLHKNSTIVNGAYGLLDNLLNWALMQTEQQYFSIEKQRLFIITEHVAYNYKPLLLEKELNFENTVSKKEFVQADQESLKIVLRNLIDNAIKFSQPNGFIKIYSSNTIEGFTNLIVEDSGLGMSDATRLKLLDDSVLLNKKEHEDIIGTGLGIQLVKSMIKKNNGKFDIESEVGKGTKMIVSLPKANIS, from the coding sequence ATGCTTCATCTAAAACCATTTTTAATTTTCATCTTTTTATTTAGCTCTATTACTTTATTCACACAAGTGAATAACGACAAAATCCTGTCTCGCTTTCTCTCAGATACAATAATCATAAAAGAGCTACCAAAAACACCTAGTGGTAGTTTTATTGAAAAATCTACACATTATTTTTTTAAAAAAAATTGGGACTCCACTCTCGTTTACACATCTAAACAACTGAATACTAAACACAACGATAAAAACACTAATGATTATTGCCACTTCTTCCGAGGTTTTTCTTTTTTTAAGAAAAATTTACCTTCCGAAGGAAAAAAAGAATTTGAATTAATTTCCCCTCAATTTGAATATTCTGAAAATGTTAAGTTTAACTTAGCTATAATTTTATTTAACCAAAAAGAATACAATCAAACTATTCAATATTTAAGTGGTTTAAGTACTAATACAAAGCTAAATAAAAACCTAAATATTTCCAGCAGCTCCCCTTCATATATAATAGGTCTATGTCATGTGCTTTTAAAGAAATTTAACTTAGCTGAACCATTTTTAAAAAAAGGATTAGAGGAAAAAATTCATGAAAGAGACACATTAGAACTTGTTACATATTACGGAAATATTGCTTCTTTGTATTACGAACAATATATAGATAGTACTGCAATTAAATATTTCAAAAGAGCCTATTCACTTGCACAAAAACTGAACCTAAACACAAAAGATATTTCTAACGAAATGAAACGTTTAGTGTTTGATAAAAAATATTTTGCTGCGAAAAATATGGCCGTAGTAGAAGAAAACAGAAAAGATTTTAAAAACGCTCTATTATATAGAAAAGAAATGGAAATTTGGATCGACTCTTTAAACAATCAAAATAGGATTTATGAAGTTGCTCAAAAAGAAAAAGAATTCGCGGTTGCAGCGAAACAAAAAGAAGTCGATTTTTTACAGGTTCAAAATAAATTAAAAGAAACACAACGCAGAATCTTTTTATTCTCAGCGATTGGTTTACTGCTCTTTTTAGGAGTTGGTGCATATTTCTTCAGAGAAAAAGTAAAAACCAATAAAATTATTGCTGCTCAAAAAGAAACTTTAGATGAATTAAACACGACTAAAGACAAGTTATTCTCCATTGTAAGTCATGATTTACGTTCTTCTGTAAACGCCTTAAAATCGAGTAACAAAGTTTTACTTGATAATTTGGCTTCCAAAAACCTAGAAGCATTAGAAAATTTACTTCATAAAAATAGTACCATTGTAAACGGAGCCTACGGTTTACTAGACAACCTTCTGAACTGGGCTTTGATGCAAACCGAACAACAATATTTTAGTATTGAAAAACAACGTTTATTTATTATCACAGAACACGTTGCTTATAATTATAAACCTCTATTATTAGAGAAAGAGCTAAACTTTGAAAATACAGTTTCTAAAAAAGAGTTTGTTCAGGCTGATCAAGAATCTTTAAAAATTGTACTTAGAAACCTTATTGATAATGCGATTAAGTTTTCTCAACCCAACGGATTCATCAAAATTTATAGTTCAAATACTATTGAAGGTTTTACTAATTTAATTGTAGAAGATTCAGGATTAGGAATGAGCGATGCTACTCGATTAAAATTGTTAGATGATTCTGTTTTACTGAATAAAAAAGAACACGAAGACATTATTGGAACTGGTTTAGGGATTCAATTAGTAAAATCAATGATTAAAAAGAACAACGGAAAATTCGATATTGAAAGCGAAGTAGGAAAAGGAACAAAAATGATTGTATCTTTACCTAAAGCCAATATTAGTTAA
- a CDS encoding LytR/AlgR family response regulator transcription factor: MDNVNILIIEDTPQESDKLIEVLKENNYTISGVARTFKEALDLYYKVKVDIVIIDIFLNSVPDGITFAETINTVPDASKPFVFLTSSTDRKIFERAKLTQPFSFLMKPFNELEVLYAIEMAVEKFYDQNDVFITDEEDTVISSDYLFIKKGKSLKKVLLTDIIYIEVEEKYCNIITANEKFVILISLTKILKLLDENSFCRTHRNYIANIDKITEIVPTDNLILLQGNHHITLSERYKDLIKKVRTLK, translated from the coding sequence ATGGATAATGTTAATATTTTGATTATTGAAGATACACCTCAAGAAAGTGACAAGCTAATTGAGGTATTAAAAGAAAACAATTATACCATTTCTGGAGTTGCCAGAACTTTTAAAGAGGCTCTCGATTTATACTACAAAGTGAAAGTAGATATTGTAATTATTGATATTTTTCTAAATAGCGTTCCTGATGGAATTACATTCGCAGAAACTATTAATACTGTTCCTGATGCTTCTAAACCTTTTGTGTTTTTAACAAGTTCTACTGACCGTAAAATATTTGAACGCGCTAAACTTACGCAACCTTTTAGCTTTTTAATGAAACCTTTTAATGAGTTGGAAGTTTTATACGCTATTGAAATGGCTGTTGAAAAGTTCTACGATCAAAATGATGTGTTTATCACAGATGAAGAAGATACTGTTATTAGTAGTGATTACTTGTTCATCAAGAAAGGAAAATCACTGAAAAAAGTATTATTGACGGATATTATTTATATAGAAGTTGAAGAGAAATACTGTAATATAATTACTGCCAATGAAAAGTTTGTGATTTTAATATCGCTTACTAAGATTTTAAAACTATTAGACGAAAACTCTTTCTGTAGAACACATAGAAACTATATTGCCAATATTGATAAGATTACTGAAATAGTACCTACAGATAACCTCATACTTTTACAAGGTAATCATCATATTACATTAAGCGAACGTTATAAAGATTTAATTAAAAAAGTCCGTACACTTAAGTAA
- the hemW gene encoding radical SAM family heme chaperone HemW, giving the protein MSGIYIHIPFCKQACYYCDFHFSTSLKRKDDMMEALILELELRKDEFSNEEVATIYFGGGTPSVLSSEEIKLLIDTVHQNYKVIQDPEITLEANPDDLSEENIIELSNSPVNRLSIGIQSFFEKDLKLMNRAHNAEEAKKCLSVATRYFDNISVDLIYGIPNTTNDEWRENIETALSFGVPHISSYALTVEPKTALQSFIEKGIIDDVNDELAQEQFLILVDELDKAGFVHYELSNFGKEHFFSKNNSAYWQGKKYLGIGPSAHSFNGKERSWNIANNAIYSKKIKEKELPCEIEELSVTDRYNEYVMTGLRTVWGVDFKRIVQEFGNQYLQYLMMQAEKFILQDLLYIENDTLKTTRKGKFLTDGIASDLFILNLIQDPKKT; this is encoded by the coding sequence TTGTCCGGAATTTATATACACATACCGTTTTGTAAGCAAGCCTGTTATTATTGCGATTTTCATTTTTCTACTTCTTTGAAGAGAAAAGATGATATGATGGAAGCGTTGATTTTAGAACTTGAATTAAGAAAAGATGAATTCAGTAATGAAGAAGTAGCTACAATTTATTTTGGAGGAGGAACACCAAGTGTTTTGTCTTCAGAGGAAATTAAATTGTTGATTGATACTGTGCATCAAAATTATAAAGTAATTCAAGATCCTGAGATTACTCTAGAGGCAAATCCAGACGATTTATCTGAAGAGAACATTATTGAGTTATCAAATTCTCCAGTAAATCGATTAAGTATCGGAATTCAATCGTTTTTTGAAAAAGATTTGAAACTGATGAATCGAGCTCATAATGCAGAAGAAGCAAAAAAATGTTTGTCTGTAGCGACTCGCTACTTTGATAATATTTCTGTCGATTTAATTTACGGTATACCGAATACAACAAATGATGAATGGAGAGAAAATATTGAAACGGCTTTGTCTTTTGGAGTTCCGCATATTTCAAGTTATGCGTTAACTGTAGAACCAAAAACTGCGCTTCAAAGTTTTATTGAAAAAGGAATTATTGATGATGTAAACGATGAGTTAGCACAAGAACAGTTTTTGATTTTAGTTGATGAGCTAGATAAAGCAGGATTTGTCCACTATGAACTTTCTAACTTTGGAAAAGAACATTTCTTTAGTAAAAATAATTCGGCATATTGGCAAGGAAAAAAATACTTAGGTATTGGTCCATCCGCACATTCTTTCAACGGAAAAGAACGCAGTTGGAATATTGCTAATAATGCCATTTATAGTAAGAAAATAAAGGAGAAAGAGTTGCCTTGTGAAATTGAAGAACTATCTGTTACAGATCGTTATAATGAATATGTGATGACGGGTTTACGAACCGTTTGGGGAGTTGATTTTAAAAGGATAGTACAAGAATTCGGAAATCAATATTTGCAGTATTTGATGATGCAGGCAGAGAAATTTATTCTTCAAGATTTATTGTATATTGAAAACGATACGTTGAAAACCACTAGAAAAGGAAAGTTTTTGACTGACGGAATTGCGTCTGATCTATTCATCCTGAACTTGATTCAGGATCCCAAAAAAACATGA
- the ruvC gene encoding crossover junction endodeoxyribonuclease RuvC, producing MKTEKIILGIDPGTTIMGFGIIKVIGKKMEFVQMNELILKKYDDHYLKLKLIFDRTIELIDTYKPDEIALEAPFFGKNVQSMLKLGRAQGVAMAAGLSREIPVTEYAPLKIKMAITGNGKASKEQVAMMLKSLLNLKELPKNLDSTDGLAAAVCHFYNSGAKVGGKNYTGWAAFVKQNPKKIN from the coding sequence TTGAAGACAGAAAAAATCATATTAGGTATTGATCCCGGAACAACTATCATGGGATTTGGAATTATAAAAGTCATTGGTAAAAAGATGGAATTTGTTCAAATGAATGAATTGATTTTAAAAAAATATGATGATCATTACTTAAAGTTAAAACTCATTTTTGATCGTACTATTGAGTTGATAGATACTTATAAACCTGATGAAATCGCCTTAGAAGCTCCCTTTTTTGGTAAAAACGTACAGTCAATGCTAAAGTTAGGTCGTGCACAAGGAGTGGCTATGGCAGCAGGATTATCAAGGGAAATTCCAGTTACAGAATATGCACCGTTAAAAATTAAAATGGCAATTACAGGAAATGGGAAAGCAAGTAAAGAGCAAGTTGCTATGATGCTCAAATCGTTGTTAAATTTAAAAGAATTACCTAAGAATTTAGATTCCACAGATGGTTTGGCTGCTGCGGTTTGTCATTTTTATAATTCGGGTGCTAAAGTTGGTGGTAAAAATTATACAGGTTGGGCAGCTTTTGTAAAGCAAAATCCTAAAAAAATTAACTAG
- a CDS encoding four helix bundle protein — protein MKLKNNPLQNKSYDFALSIVRLSKNLMKVNKEFILSKQLLRSGTSIGANVVEANGAISKADFFSKISIAYKECLETKYWLSLLKVSEDLELKEFTNLFKKADELDKILFSILKTTRINKFDN, from the coding sequence ATGAAACTAAAAAATAACCCACTACAGAATAAGTCTTATGATTTTGCTCTGTCAATTGTGAGGTTGAGTAAAAATTTAATGAAAGTAAATAAGGAGTTTATCCTTTCTAAACAATTATTAAGAAGTGGTACCTCAATTGGAGCTAATGTTGTTGAGGCTAATGGAGCTATTTCAAAAGCTGACTTTTTTTCGAAAATTTCAATTGCTTATAAAGAGTGTTTAGAAACAAAGTATTGGTTGTCTTTATTAAAAGTTAGTGAAGATTTAGAATTAAAAGAGTTTACGAATTTATTTAAGAAAGCTGATGAACTTGATAAAATTTTATTTTCAATTTTAAAAACTACAAGAATTAATAAATTTGATAACTGA